In Planctomycetia bacterium, the sequence TGCCGCTGCGGCAGCCGCCTGCCGCGGATCTCGCGGATCGAGGGCCGCTCGGCGGAGGCCTTCTGGGTCACGGGCGCCGATGGCCGGCAGCGGCCGCTGCCGGGTGTGCTCTTCCACGACGCGATCGACCACCTGGCGCAGGTGCGCGAGTGGCGGGCCACGCAGACGGAGGCCGACCGGATCCGGCTCGAGCTCGAGTTTCTGCCCGGGGGCCGCGGCGACGTCGACGTGCCGGCGCTCGTGGCGCGGCTGAGGGCGAACGGCCTGCCGGAGCGGGTGCGGGTCGACGTCGAGCCCGCGCACGGCCTCGCGCCCGATCCACGGACGGGCAAATTCCGCCGCGTGATCACGCACATGCAGCCGGCCGGGCCGCTGTCGTGAGCAGGCCGGCACTCGCACTCGCGTGCTACAGCCCGAAGTCTTCCTCGACGGTGCCGCCGGGCATGCCGATCAATTGATAGAGCGGCGTGGAGAGATACCGCTCGCCGGTGCTGCAGGCAAACGTGACGATCGTCTTGCCGGCGTTTTCCGGCCGCGCCGCGAGACGCTGCGCCACGGCGACGTTCGCCCCGGTGCTCACGCCCACGAGCAGGCCCTCCTCGCGGGCCAGCCGCCGGGCCCAGTCCATCGCCTCGGCCGTGGTCACCGTCTCGATCGCATCGACGACGGCGCGGTCGAGATTCTTCGGCACGAAGCCGGCGCCGATGCCCTGGATGCCATGCGGCCCCGGAGGCCCGCCGGACAACACCGCCGATTCGGCCGGCTCGACCGCGACCGCCCGCACGCCTGGATTCTGCTCCTTGAGAAATCGGCCCACGCCGCTGATCGTGCCGCCCGTGCCGACGCCGGCGACCACGATGTCGACATGGCCGCCAGTCGCCGCCCAGATCTCGGGGCCCGTCGTGGTCGCGTGGATCGCGGGGTTGGCCGGATTCTCGAACTGCCGCGGCATCCAGCCGCCCGGCGTGGCGGCGAGGATCTCATCGGCCCGCTCGATGGCGCCGCACATGCCGAGCCTCGCGGGCGTGAGCACG encodes:
- the cysK gene encoding cysteine synthase A yields the protein MPAAALTPGSPAPGPLAPRRLLGTVGRTPLLRLERVLGRHHAAVFVKAENRNPLASVKDRIGLAMIEAAETDGSLVAGGRIIEPTSGNTGIALAFVAAAKGYSVTLTMPDSMSTERRALLLGLGADFVLTPARLGMCGAIERADEILAATPGGWMPRQFENPANPAIHATTTGPEIWAATGGHVDIVVAGVGTGGTISGVGRFLKEQNPGVRAVAVEPAESAVLSGGPPGPHGIQGIGAGFVPKNLDRAVVDAIETVTTAEAMDWARRLAREEGLLVGVSTGANVAVAQRLAARPENAGKTIVTFACSTGERYLSTPLYQLIGMPGGTVEEDFGL